The genomic DNA ATTTCCTTATATTTTTAAATGTTACCATATTATTATGTTGAAACAGGAATATTTTTTTCTGTAAAAACTGGAGGATATCTTTATTGTTGTAAAATCTACAAAAGAAAGGGGGTGAACTGAAAGTTTCCTACCACTttataaggaaaataaactatATCATCTTCTACCTCAACTACTCCGCAGAGAGAGATGGCTTCAATCGCCATCGGCGATGTCCTCCCGGACGGAGAATTGGCTTGGTTCGATGAGAGTGACCAATTGCATATGATCCCCGTACACTGGCTTGCCGCCGGCAAGAAGGTCGTCCTCTTCGGAGTCCCTGGAGCTTTTACACCCAATTGCAGGTAAACTTCTCTCACTCTTCTTCTCTCCTTGAGCCGCCCAAATCGATGTCATTAATCCCCTTTGTCTCACTCTTTCTTCCGCAAGAATATTATTTTCCCGCCCTTTTGGATCGCTCACCTTCGAGTTCTGATTGAAACCCCtaattttttctagattttttcGAATTTTGCGATCAGATCGATCACAAACGTCGTTAATGCTACTTTTATATCGCACTTTTTAAAAGTTTTATGCGAGTCCCTTTTTCTCTCTATATGGCAATGATCTGCTTTTCTGCCTTTTCGGATCGCACATTTGGGTGTTCTACCTGAATAATACCCAAACTTTTCAAGTTTTTTTTCCCAAATCTCATTACCATATCGTTCACGGACAAGGAAAGATCCTTTGAGATCAATAACATTGCTACGTGTCGAACTCCTTTCCTTTTCGTTTTATGCGAATGAAAAACTTCGTTTGGTGTTTTTGAATCTACTCGTCGGATCATTGAAAATAATGTCGGCTAATCAAGATCTCGCACTAGCACTAGCACTTGCGTTTACAACGCTTGATTCTTAATTATGCTTAATCTCCTTTTTGTCCTGTTCATTGGTGCTTCCTCATTGGTTATGAGATGATTTTACCCCCTTTTGGCTTTCGCAGTATGATACATGCCCCTGGTTTCATTGAAAGTGCAGAGGAACTCAAATCCAAAGGTGTTGACGAGATCCTCCTCATCAGCGGTAATTTCCCCCTCTTTTATGTGTGTTTTTGTTCTTCAATCGGCCTTCGACTTCTAAAAATCTTCttatttgagtttttttttcaatttttaatttatcaatttcaGTATCTTTTTGGCTTGTATTCCCAGATGTGTAACTATTGAAAAAACATTACAAACTATGAATTCTTGCCTTGGATGATAAATTTAAAACCAAAACaacaaattttttatatttaatatttggAACTGTAAAACAATAAATTCTTGCTATATTTAGAAAACTATAGTAAAATTCATGAACTCATGTATCTCTTGTTATGCAGTTAATGATCCATTTGTGATGAGGGCATGGGCTAAGTGGTATCCTGAGAACAGACATGTGAAATTCCTAGCTGATGGTTCTGGCACTTACACTCACGCCCTTGGGTTGCCATTGGACCTCTCTGATTTGGGTCTAGGCGTTCGATCACGAAGATTTGCTCTCCTCGTCGACGACCTTGTGGTGAGAGTTGCGAACATTGAAGAAGGACGAGAAGTCACTATATCTAGTGCAGAAGAGATCCTGAAGGTCCTTTAGGAAtcattatatttatttgttagGTTGTTAGTTATGTTAATTTGCCTTTAGGCTAGCTACTAGTTAAGTAACATGCAACTATTTGATTGAATAAATTATCAGTTTTTAGAATAATTATTTGGTGTCATCAAATGACACTATTCGAATTATAAATAATAAAGTTATTAATTTATTCCAATAATATTGTTTATCAATATTTAAAGAGCAGTTCATCTATTGACTTGGTAATTTTATCCTTCAAAAATCAAGATATTCGttataatatttataattattataatataatattattaagaTAATCAAAATTGAGTTATTTATATGGTAgcagaataaaatattattttaatgataaataaaaaaatctttttatttttttacccttaaaaatcttgataaaaaaatataaaattcctTTCTTTATCTTCTAAAACGCAAAAAATCATTAGTATTATGGTCATAATTTATTTCTTGATTTTGTTTTTAATTCCCTTGTTTTCGAGACATTACAATTTAGAGGGATTTTTAAAAAGGGTATAATTTTCAAAGCGTGAAACAAAATATCATgtcaatatttatatttataaatctcTTTTTAAGAATCTAATCATTCCATTTTGAAGTCCCTCCGTCCGTCGCTGCACGGCTTCGTTGCAAAGCGACTTCCTCATTTCTTCCTTCTCCGTGGAAATCTGCACTCCACCATCTCGATTCCCCCTCAAAGCTCGTTTCTTTCCCCGCTTCCTCTTCCTCCACTCGTCGCCCCCCTTCACACCCACCGTCGTCAACGCCTTCTCCGATCTCTCTTCCAGTGCCACAGCTCATGGAACCCACACCGAGCATCGAACACTTGACAGAGAACCTCCGACCCAGAAGAAGATTCTTGTGGAGCATGCAATCCCTAAACCTAGGAAGGGTAATTTGTGGTCGAGAGGTGAAAAGGCGGAACCTTTGGCGAGAAGAGTGAGTGAAAATGGAGTCGACAGGTGGA from Zingiber officinale cultivar Zhangliang chromosome 4A, Zo_v1.1, whole genome shotgun sequence includes the following:
- the LOC121973452 gene encoding peroxiredoxin-2B-like yields the protein MASIAIGDVLPDGELAWFDESDQLHMIPVHWLAAGKKVVLFGVPGAFTPNCSMIHAPGFIESAEELKSKGVDEILLISVNDPFVMRAWAKWYPENRHVKFLADGSGTYTHALGLPLDLSDLGLGVRSRRFALLVDDLVVRVANIEEGREVTISSAEEILKVL